The following coding sequences lie in one Arachis ipaensis cultivar K30076 chromosome B05, Araip1.1, whole genome shotgun sequence genomic window:
- the LOC107642753 gene encoding CBS domain-containing protein CBSX1, chloroplastic, producing the protein MDSVAFRLASPPFPSPTRRLPSKPHAPPSFPCFRRLPLLFPRLRHFPPPSAANSTLTANSRRGGYYTVGDFMTKKEELHVVKPTTTVDEALEILVENRITGFPVIDDNWNLVGVVSDYDLLALDSISGGAGHGRKDNSMFPEVDSSWKTFNEVQKLLSKTNGKVIGELMTPAPMVVRETTNLEDAARLLLETKFRRLPVVDAEGRLVGIITRGNVVRAALHFKKANQNKA; encoded by the exons ATGGACTCGGTGGCTTTTAGACTCGCTTCTCCTCCTTTTCCCTCACCCACGCGCCGCCTCCCTTCCAAACCTCACGCGCCACCTTCTTTCCCTTGTTTCCGCCGATTGCCGCTTCTTTTCCCACGGCTTCGCCACTTTCCCCCTCCCTCTGCTGCCAACAGCACCCTCACCGCCAATTCG CGAAGAGGTGGTTATTACACAGTTGGTGACTTCATGACAAAGAAAGAGGAGTTGCATGTGGTAAAGCCCACAACAACTGTGGATGAAG CTCTGGAAATTCTTGTTGAGAATAGGATAACTGGCTTTCCTGTCATTGATGATAATTGGAACTTA GTTGGTGTTGTTTCAGACTATGACTTGTTAGCACTGGACTCAATATCAG GTGGTGCAGGTCATGGGCGAAAAGATAACAGCATGTTTCCTGAAGTTGACAGCTCTTGGAAA ACTTTCAATGAGGTTCAGAAACTGCTGAGTAAGACCAACGGCAAGGTCATCGGCGAATTAATGACCCCTGCACCCATGGTGGTTAGGGAAACAACTAATCTCGAGGATGCTGCTag ATTGTTGCTGGAAACGAAATTTCGACGGCTTCCGGTTGTAGATGCCGAGGGTAGGCTG GTGGGAATTATCACGAGAGGAAATGTTGTTAGAGCCGCACTTCACTTCAAAAAAGCTAACCAAAACAAAGCATGA